The Deinococcus puniceus genome segment TGGCGCAGCTGTACAACGCCAAGGGCGACGGCAACCTGCTGATGACGATGGGCCTCGTGATGGTGGGCGCGATTCAGACCAACAATTCTAAAGTTGACCTGAGCCGCGTGACCCCCATTGCCCGCCTGACTGGAGAATACGAAGTGATCGTGGTGCCTGCCAGCAGCCCCTACAAGAACACCGCCGATCTGGTGGCCGCGTGGAAGGCCAACCCCGGCGCAGTGGCCTTTGCGGGCGGCAGCGCGGGCGGCACCGATCATATGCTGGTGGGCCTCTTGGCGCGGGCGGCGGGCGTAGACCCCAAAAAGATGAACTACGTGCCCTTCAGCGGCGGCGGCGAAACCTTGGCAGCCCTGCTGGGCAACCAAGTCGCGGCGGGCGTGGCAGGCTACGGCGAATTCGAGGCCCAGATCAAGGCCGGAAAACTGCGGGCCATCGGCATCAGCGCGCCCAAAGCTCAGGCCGGAATTGCGGTGCCCACGCTGAAATCTCAGGGCTACAACATCGATTTGGCGAACTGGCGCGGCATCGTGGCCCCTCCCGGCATCAGCGCCAGCCAGAAGGCTGAACTGGTGTCGGCGCTGGACAAGATGCACAAGTCCAAAGCTTGGAAAGAAGTCCTAAACACCCGTAAATGGACAGATTTGTACATGAGCGGCAGCAAGTTCGACGTGTTCCTGAAACTGGAAGCCGTGCGAACCAAGGGCATCTTGCAAGACATCGGCCTTGTGAAGTAAGCCGGAGCAGCAGGGGGCGAAGTGGAAGCACGGAAGCCACTTCGCCCCCTACTTGTTGCACAGCAACGGGAGGCTCGCCTTCCACCCCAAATCTACCCAACTAAATCTCCACTTCCCCTAACCACACTTTCCCAGAGGTTCCCATGCCCGATCCCGTCCCACCCAACATTTCCCTTCCCACTGCCCGCCGCCCCATCAGCGTGCCCGATCTGCTTATCGCATTGGGCGTGGTGGTGCTGGGCCTGCTGATGCTGATCGGCACCAACCAGATTGCCGCGTCGGGCATGAATACGGTGGTAGGGCCGCGAGTCTTTCCGATGATTGTCAGTGTGGGCACGCTGGTTCTGGGCACCTTCCTGACGGTGGCGGCGTTGCGGGGCCACCGCGCCGAACCTGCCGCCGAGGAAGACACCGATCCCAATGTGCCCGTGAATCTGGCGTCTCCGGGCCTGATTCTGGGCGGCTTCCTGATCGGCACGTTGCTGCTGCAACCGCTGGGGTTCGTGTTCGGCACCGCCGTCATGTACTTCACGGTGGCGTTTGCCTTCGGTGAGCGGCGCTACGGCC includes the following:
- a CDS encoding Bug family tripartite tricarboxylate transporter substrate binding protein, yielding MLNITKKTVLTLSALLLAAPATVAQGINNLRIMAPAAPGGGWDQTSRSLQTVLQDEGLVKPVQVFNVPGAGGTIGLAQLYNAKGDGNLLMTMGLVMVGAIQTNNSKVDLSRVTPIARLTGEYEVIVVPASSPYKNTADLVAAWKANPGAVAFAGGSAGGTDHMLVGLLARAAGVDPKKMNYVPFSGGGETLAALLGNQVAAGVAGYGEFEAQIKAGKLRAIGISAPKAQAGIAVPTLKSQGYNIDLANWRGIVAPPGISASQKAELVSALDKMHKSKAWKEVLNTRKWTDLYMSGSKFDVFLKLEAVRTKGILQDIGLVK
- a CDS encoding tripartite tricarboxylate transporter TctB family protein, giving the protein MPDPVPPNISLPTARRPISVPDLLIALGVVVLGLLMLIGTNQIAASGMNTVVGPRVFPMIVSVGTLVLGTFLTVAALRGHRAEPAAEEDTDPNVPVNLASPGLILGGFLIGTLLLQPLGFVFGTAVMYFTVAFAFGERRYGLMAGVALIVALITYLLFTRGLGLTLPPGILKGVI